The Roseovarius sp. EL26 genome contains the following window.
TTCAGCTTTGGCAAGCAATGCAACATCGGGCCGCCGTAACGCACAGGCCGAGATATTTGTGAAGCACCTTATGCAGTTAAAAGGCGCGGGGTGCGATATGGCGACGATCACAGCACTGACCGGGCATTTTTGTTATGACGAGGTGGCAGCATTATCGCCCCTGCCAGTCATGAGCGCGATCGATCCCGTCGATGAGTATTGCGCACAGCAGGGCATAGATCGCATTGGTTTGCTGGGCAGCCCATCTGTTCTAACCACAAAACTGTTTGGACGTTTGCAGAAAGTGCACGCGGTTGTGCCCCAGACTGGGGTGGCAGAATTGGGAGACACTTATATGAAAGTGGCCCTGTCAGGCGAATGCGCGCAAGCTGATCGTGATCTGTTTTTTGCTGCGGGCCAACGCATGATTGATGATCAGGGGGCAGAGGCAATTTTGCTTGCTGGCACTGACTTGGGGTTGGCTTTTGAAGGGCAGACCCCGGGGTTTCCGGTGATTGATGCGCTTGAAATTCATGTGGCTGCAATGGTCGATCTGATCCGTAATGAGCAGGTCGCGCTGCGATCGCATTAGATCGCAGTTTAGCCAATTAAACCCAGATTATTCCGTTGGTGACGCTTAATCATTTTACGGGCTTTTGGCCCGGACACCAACGGGAGGGCAGGATTGTCGACCATATCGCCTAATGCATCAGCCCCGAAAATCGACAGCAATTCTTCTCTTGCCACGTCAGAAAGTGCAGTCAGTGCCATTGGGCCGGGTAACAAGGTTTCTGCCGTGATGCCCTCGACCTTGATGAGGCTATGCTGGTCAAGTGCAATGTGCACATAGGAAAAAGGGGATAAGCTGTCGTCGCGAAAAATCCCGGGTAATGGAAGCAGATCCTTTGCCGCGATCAGTACCTGATCTGCATGAAACATTCGTTTTGCAATCGGGCCAGAGATTGCGATCCGATGTTGTCTGGATACGCGCAGATCACGCTGAGGTAGTCCTGACCCAAGTGCACCCGCTGAGATCACCACAGGGCGGATGTTGGGTTGCTTGGAAAGGCGGCGAGGGGATATGTACTGCCGTCCTATCCAGCGTATTTTCTGCAGCGATTGACCGACTGTCTGAACCGTTGTGCCAATATCAACGGCGCCGATCGGCTGTAACCCAGTGGCTGTTAGGATCTGAACATCATCACAATAGCATACGGGCGCCCCTTCGGTTACAGGTTCAAAGATTGGTGATGTCGGGTCGTCGGCAGAAAACTGTATGGTATAGGTCGAGGCATTCGGCCCGGTCGGCGGGTTGATTGTGGTCGATTGGGCATTCATAGCCGGGCCGTCATTAGCCGTGATTTGCTGAGTGCCGCCACCGATATCCCAAAACTGTTCAACTGTTGAATTGGCTGTATCCACAAGGGCAACCGCTTCATAGTTGATGCCCGTTGCCCCGCCGTCAGGGTCGGTCAGCAGAATATTGAAATCCGGTCGTCCGATGACATAAACTGTGCTCCCATCCGGCAGAGTGGTTGGTGTCAATGCAGGGTCATTCAATGTGACGACCAGACCAACATTGCCGGTGAAATTGTAAAACCCAACCTGGAAATCTGCAGGATTTTCGCCGGGCGCAAGCGTGATTTCCACAAATTCACGCGTGCCACTGCTTGCGGCGTAAGCGTTGGAATAGTGAAGTTCACTTATAAAGGCCAAAAGACATGCTCCGCGCGTGCATCCGTGCTTAGGACTGCATATAGCGGTGTTCTTACTGTTATATGTTTAAAATGTCACCATTCCGAATGGATATGCATCAGGTCTGATGTAAGTGGATAAGAGAAGCTTTGCTCAATTGTCTGAATTGCCGGACGACACATTGTACGTCCACGTGGGAGTGGTATCACTGCCATCATTGAACAAAGGTGAGAGACATGATGCGATATTTAGTGTTGGCAGCAGGGCTGTTTCTTGCGGCGTGCTCGGGTGGGAAGAAGGCAAGCGACGTGCCACCTGCGCTCTATCCGGGTGAGACCCCAGAGTTGCGCTTGTTGATCAATGAATATGCGGATCTTTATGAAGTGCCACGCCCATTGGTGCACAAGGTGATCCAACGCGAAAGCGATTACAGGCCATCAGCGCGCAACGGGCCATATTACGGGTTGATGCAGATCCTGCCAGCGACAGCGGGGCAAATGGGATTTAAGGGAAAGCCGTCTGGCCTGTTGGATGCTGAAACGAATTTGCGCTGGGCTGTGAAATATTTGCGAGGCGCATGGTTGGTGTCAGATGGTGATATGGATGAGGCCGTCATGTGGTACGCCCGCGGCTATTACTACGAGGCGCGTAATCGCTGCCAACTGGTTGAAACCGGTCTGCTGAACCGCGAGATCGCGAAACACTGCCGTGGCTAAGGTCGGGTTCTCATGGCACCGGTGTTGGGCGTGATGCAAAGCTGCTGGGTTGCGCGTTTAGCACCCAAAACGCGAGCAGAGGCTTCGCGTCCGAACGCATCGCATGCGTGATCCCCGGGGGATTGAAAAATGATCCACCCGGCCCAAGCGTGCACCAATCGGCTTCGTCATTTCGGAAAACGCCATCGCTAATCACGAGGTAGGTTTCCTCGGGAGGGTGGCAATGGTCGGGATATCTGACATGAGGAGCCAGAAGCGTTACCCCGATCCAGACATCCGTTCTGCGTTCTAGTCCCGCAGGGCCCATGATCAGGGCATTCGCGTGACTGTCTGCGAAATTGTCACTAGCACCTGTCCAGTCGCCATCCCGTTTGCGCCAGTTGAGCTTGGGTTCAAGCTGGCGAAACGTATCGCCGACGCGCTGAAGACCTGCGTCTTGATGCTGTAACGGTGCGAGCGCCTGATCGAGATGTTTGCAGACGGGCAGGCGGTGTTCATTTCGCTCGGATGAGGAGCCTGAGGTTTCAAGGGCTTCAAATATGGTAGCAAGAGACCGCTTAGAAGTGGGTGCCGTTACATGGGTCTGAAAGGCAGCTTTGAGTGCGTCCAGGAAGTCTTGCAAATATTCTGCACGGTTCATTGTCGTTGGCTCCTGTCAGCGTGAGGGTATCCCCCTGTAAGTACACAAAGCATAACCACGCAAAATAACAAGGTTTTAGTCCG
Protein-coding sequences here:
- a CDS encoding lytic transglycosylase domain-containing protein, encoding MRYLVLAAGLFLAACSGGKKASDVPPALYPGETPELRLLINEYADLYEVPRPLVHKVIQRESDYRPSARNGPYYGLMQILPATAGQMGFKGKPSGLLDAETNLRWAVKYLRGAWLVSDGDMDEAVMWYARGYYYEARNRCQLVETGLLNREIAKHCRG
- a CDS encoding dimethylsulfonioproprionate lyase family protein, with amino-acid sequence MNRAEYLQDFLDALKAAFQTHVTAPTSKRSLATIFEALETSGSSSERNEHRLPVCKHLDQALAPLQHQDAGLQRVGDTFRQLEPKLNWRKRDGDWTGASDNFADSHANALIMGPAGLERRTDVWIGVTLLAPHVRYPDHCHPPEETYLVISDGVFRNDEADWCTLGPGGSFFNPPGITHAMRSDAKPLLAFWVLNAQPSSFASRPTPVP
- a CDS encoding Hint domain-containing protein encodes the protein MAFISELHYSNAYAASSGTREFVEITLAPGENPADFQVGFYNFTGNVGLVVTLNDPALTPTTLPDGSTVYVIGRPDFNILLTDPDGGATGINYEAVALVDTANSTVEQFWDIGGGTQQITANDGPAMNAQSTTINPPTGPNASTYTIQFSADDPTSPIFEPVTEGAPVCYCDDVQILTATGLQPIGAVDIGTTVQTVGQSLQKIRWIGRQYISPRRLSKQPNIRPVVISAGALGSGLPQRDLRVSRQHRIAISGPIAKRMFHADQVLIAAKDLLPLPGIFRDDSLSPFSYVHIALDQHSLIKVEGITAETLLPGPMALTALSDVAREELLSIFGADALGDMVDNPALPLVSGPKARKMIKRHQRNNLGLIG
- a CDS encoding aspartate/glutamate racemase family protein, which gives rise to MHIGLIGGIGPAATIAYYRRLVEVFKAEDLPLKLTIVHADVSALASNATSGRRNAQAEIFVKHLMQLKGAGCDMATITALTGHFCYDEVAALSPLPVMSAIDPVDEYCAQQGIDRIGLLGSPSVLTTKLFGRLQKVHAVVPQTGVAELGDTYMKVALSGECAQADRDLFFAAGQRMIDDQGAEAILLAGTDLGLAFEGQTPGFPVIDALEIHVAAMVDLIRNEQVALRSH